One part of the bacterium HR17 genome encodes these proteins:
- the pac gene encoding Penicillin G acylase produces MCRLIIRLVALCGWLAVISVTGMAQKRETVRVGAASISVVRDRFGVPHIFAPSLYGVFYGSGYVQAQDRLAQMELYRRTARGELAELMGESALEQDKQRRILGYTEAERWEQFAALSAEEQLVLKAFADGVNAVIAQVNAGKRPMPQRLKALGVTRLRAWKPTDTIAIAHMMAERFGSSGGEELRMLQLRLYLQLKFGAQAISVLDDLAWQNDPTAPTTVTDGMRGGGRGTEKRKTQALVPCPASLAPLVHATRIAEEWDSVQWCRRLGLFTRFGSYAMVVAPENSATGKPLLVGGPQMATGTPSVAYEIALYCPKFQVRGMTFAGIPIVLIGMNRHLAWTTTSGAGDNVDIFAEHLSKDSKYRYLYRGEWRPMERRVELIFVKGKAEPVQVEVCRTVHGVVLSWDEKAGIAYARAKAYQGKELGALTAIYAFHKATSLRAFADACRHIATSHNFFVATKDGDIGFWFCGRYPVRAEGVDPRFPTPGTGEFDWQGVIPFGKLPQQINPPQGFFANWNNKPAVWWDNGDLPRWGAVHHVKRIADLLRSKPRLTLDDLRRFVVDIEGYDVRADFFKPLLLRALHRVAPDDLEMRMVADLLRRWDNQRSEGSVAATVFEAWFDALQEVVFADDLGDFGDKNLFRTAIQPSLLWYVLADKPPRKLSRDYLNGEGKDAAMVRALRTALERLRKERGELVNWGFRKPLWRFDPLPPVPGPNRGAYIQLVEVADPPHGFNILPPGQSEDPQSPHYADQHPLALRWQFKAMVWERP; encoded by the coding sequence GTGTGTCGGTTGATAATTCGTTTGGTGGCACTGTGCGGTTGGCTTGCGGTGATAAGTGTCACGGGGATGGCGCAAAAAAGGGAGACGGTTCGGGTCGGTGCGGCGAGCATCAGCGTCGTCCGCGACCGCTTCGGCGTGCCCCACATTTTTGCCCCCAGCCTTTACGGCGTCTTTTACGGCAGCGGTTATGTGCAAGCGCAGGACCGATTGGCGCAAATGGAACTTTATCGGCGCACAGCGAGAGGCGAACTGGCGGAACTGATGGGTGAAAGCGCGTTGGAGCAAGACAAACAGCGGCGCATCTTAGGCTACACCGAAGCGGAACGCTGGGAGCAATTCGCCGCCCTCAGCGCCGAGGAGCAACTGGTTTTGAAAGCCTTTGCCGACGGCGTGAACGCCGTTATCGCCCAAGTCAATGCGGGCAAACGCCCGATGCCTCAACGGCTCAAAGCGTTGGGCGTCACGCGATTGCGCGCGTGGAAACCGACCGACACCATCGCCATCGCCCACATGATGGCGGAGCGGTTCGGCAGTTCAGGCGGCGAAGAGTTGCGGATGCTACAGTTGCGGCTCTATCTGCAACTGAAGTTTGGCGCGCAAGCGATAAGCGTCTTGGACGATTTAGCATGGCAAAACGACCCGACGGCACCGACGACGGTGACGGACGGGATGCGGGGCGGAGGACGCGGGACGGAGAAACGGAAAACTCAAGCGCTCGTCCCCTGCCCTGCGTCCCTCGCCCCACTCGTGCACGCTACCCGCATCGCAGAGGAGTGGGACAGTGTGCAATGGTGCCGGCGGCTCGGTCTGTTCACGCGCTTTGGCAGTTACGCGATGGTCGTCGCACCGGAAAACTCTGCGACAGGCAAGCCGCTTTTAGTTGGCGGTCCACAAATGGCGACGGGCACGCCGTCCGTCGCCTACGAAATCGCCCTCTATTGCCCCAAGTTTCAGGTGCGCGGCATGACTTTCGCGGGCATCCCCATCGTGCTCATCGGCATGAACCGTCATTTGGCGTGGACGACGACCAGCGGGGCAGGCGACAATGTGGACATCTTTGCCGAGCACTTGAGCAAGGACAGCAAATACCGCTACCTGTATCGGGGCGAATGGCGACCGATGGAGCGGCGCGTGGAACTCATTTTCGTCAAGGGTAAAGCGGAGCCCGTGCAGGTGGAAGTTTGCCGAACGGTGCACGGCGTCGTCCTCAGTTGGGACGAAAAGGCAGGCATCGCTTACGCCCGAGCGAAAGCCTATCAGGGCAAAGAGTTGGGCGCGCTCACTGCCATCTACGCTTTCCACAAAGCGACGAGCCTTCGCGCGTTTGCCGATGCGTGTCGGCACATCGCCACCAGCCACAACTTCTTTGTCGCCACAAAAGACGGTGACATCGGCTTTTGGTTTTGCGGTCGCTATCCGGTGCGCGCCGAGGGCGTTGACCCGCGCTTTCCGACGCCGGGCACGGGCGAATTTGACTGGCAAGGTGTCATCCCCTTTGGGAAATTGCCGCAGCAAATCAACCCGCCGCAAGGTTTCTTCGCTAACTGGAACAACAAGCCTGCTGTTTGGTGGGACAACGGCGATTTGCCGCGTTGGGGTGCCGTCCACCATGTCAAGCGCATCGCTGACTTGCTCCGCAGCAAACCCCGACTCACGCTGGACGATTTGCGCCGTTTCGTCGTGGACATTGAAGGCTACGATGTGCGGGCGGACTTTTTCAAGCCTTTGCTGTTGCGTGCCCTTCATCGGGTTGCGCCCGATGACCTTGAAATGCGGATGGTCGCTGATTTGCTCCGGCGATGGGACAATCAGCGCAGTGAAGGTAGCGTCGCAGCGACGGTCTTTGAGGCGTGGTTTGACGCGCTGCAGGAGGTCGTGTTCGCTGACGACTTGGGCGATTTCGGCGACAAAAACTTGTTCCGCACCGCTATCCAGCCGAGTTTGCTGTGGTATGTGCTGGCGGACAAACCGCCCCGCAAGTTGTCGCGGGATTACTTGAACGGTGAGGGCAAAGACGCCGCAATGGTGCGGGCACTGCGAACGGCGTTGGAGCGGTTGCGTAAGGAACGGGGCGAACTGGTCAATTGGGGTTTTCGCAAACCGCTGTGGCGATTTGACCCCTTGCCGCCCGTTCCTGGACCCAATCGCGGCGCTTACATCCAACTTGTGGAAGTTGCCGACCCACCGCACGGCTTCAACATCCTGCCGCCCGGTCAAAGCGAAGACCCGCAATCGCCCCACTACGCCGACCAACACCCGTTAGCCTTGCGCTGGCAATTTAAAGCGATGGTGTGGGAGCGACCGTGA